The window TAGGCCGTCGTGTCGCCGGGCTGGGCTGCGGGCGCTGGCTGTGGCGTATCGGAGATCCAGTGGCCGCCGCGCACTGTCGGCCAGCCGTCGATCCAATCGAGCGCATCCAGCAGCACGGGCCGCTTGGTGAAGTTATCGGTTCCGGCAAAATACGGATCGTTCTGGTCGATCGCGTGATAGATCGTCCAGTCCTGGCCCTCGAAGTCGGTGAAAACGGTGTTATGGCCCGGCCCGACCCAGCGGTTGCCGTTCAGGCTGAGCACGGGCGTGCCCCCGACGCGACCGGCCAGCAGCGAAACGCCCTCGCGATCGACGAACGGGCCGGTCGGGCTGGCCGCTCGGCCAGCGTAGACGCTGTAGCCGGTCTGCGGGCCGTTGCAGCAGTTCGACGCCGACACAAACAGGTAGTAGTAGTCATCGTGCCGGACGACCTCCGCGCCCTCGTAACGGTTGGCGATCGTCACCTGCACGGCGCTCTCGGCGGGCGCGGTAAATCCATCGGCGGAGAGCATACGCACCTGAATGCCGCCGTAGTAGCTGCCGTAGTAGATGTACTTCTGTGGCTCGCTGTACTCATCGACCGGCTCAGCCACGATCACTTCGGGGTCGAAGGTCCAGAAGAAGTTGCAGCCGGGGCCGTTGCGGCGTGGCTCGACCACCGGACGACCGATGTCGTCCCAGGGGCCGAGCGGGCTGCTGCTCGTGGCGACGCCGATCGCGTTATCGCCGCCGCAGTTGGGCTCGCCGCTGACCTCGGTCTTGACATCGGTGATGCCGTAGTAGAGATAATACTTGCCGTTGAAATAATCGATTTCGGGAGCCCACACGCCCGCCGTCGGCTCGCCCCACGAGGGCACGGCGGCGAACGCATCGCCCATATAGGTCCAGTTGACCAGATCGAGCGAGCGCAGCATCGGGATCTTATGGAAATTGAAGTTATCGCCGGTCTTATCCTCGTCGTTGAGCGGATCGGTCGTGCAGTACATGTACCAGTAGGTATCGCCCGGCTGCTGGCCGCGAATGACCGAGGGATCGGCGCAGCTTTCGACCAGACCGTCGCCGGGGATCTGGACCGGCAGCGGGTTGGTGTAGGTTCCGGCGCTGACGCGGACCTCGGCGGATGACACCCGCGCGCCAGCGGCCAGCCCGACGATCAGCAGCAGAGACAGCAGGTGGACGAGTAGACGCGGCGGTCGTCGCCGCAAGATACGCCCTTGCATCGTTCTTCCCCTTTCCGAGCCCCTACATCGATGTTCCAGGTTTCAAGCTTCGAGTTTGGAGTTTCGTCGAACGTTGAACTTGGTTCTCTTATGGAAGCGCCTGCGGCACGTTATCCGGCCCTTTCACCACCGGAGTATCGCCCTCCCAGACCAACTCATCGATCATCATGCGCCGATAGGTGACGGTCGGGTCCCACGAGTGATAGATCATCCAGGCCTCGCCGTCCTTATCCAGCACAATATCCTGACCGCCCGGACCAAGCGCAGCGGCATTGTTGAGGTCGCTCCTGAGAACCGGGTTTTTTTCGGGCTTGGTGTACGGGCCGAGGATCTGATCCGCCACAGCATGCCCGACCGTGTAGTCGATCCCGGCGTAATTGTTGGCCGAGTAGAACAGGTGGTACTTGCCCGCGTGCTTCCACAGCGTCGGCGCTTCGACCACAATCCCTTCCCAGGGCTGATCGTTCTCGATCAGCTTCGTCGGCTCGCTTTCGAGCGTCAGGCCATCGGCGGAAACCTTCTGGAGATAGATGCGCGTCGACGAGCCGCAGCAGTTGCCGTCGTTCTTCCACAGCAGATAGCGCGTGCCGTCGTCGTCGACAAACGAGCCTGCATCGATCGCGCCGCCCTCCTCCATCGGACAGATAAAGGGCTTGTCGGCAGTTGACTGGAACGGGCCTTCCGGCTTGTCGCTGGTTGCCACGCCGATGCACTGGCGCGTCGTCTCGGCGACGCGCGCGGTAAAGTACATCACATAGCCCTTCCCGTCGGCGGTCGTCGTGACCTCAGGTGCCCAGGTAAAGCCGCCGCTGGCCCAGCCCGGCAAGGCTGGAAGCGCCTCACCCACAACCTGCCAGTGGGCGAGATCGGTGGACGTGGCGGTCTGCACGTTGGTCCCGCCGGTATTCGTCGCGTAGGCGTAGTAGGTATCGCCGACTTTCAGCGTGTCGGGATCTGGAAAATCCTGGTCGAGGATCGGATTGGCAAACTCGTTCGGGCCGGGCGTTGGGATCGGCGTCGGGCCAGTGGTGGGCGTGGGCGGGCTGCTGGCTTGCGCCACCGGACTCGCCGCGCTCGACGGAGCCGCGCTGGACTCGGCGCTCGGCTGCGCGCCGCCCTGCGTATTGCCACACGCGGCCAGCAGCAGCGCAGCGATCAGCAGCAAGCTGCGCACAATCACATGTCTCATGCGCTAGCCCTTCAATCCGCTCATCGCCACGCTCTGGACGATGTAGCGTTGCAGCAACATGTACAGGAGCAGCACCGGCACGGCGGTCACGGCAGCGCCGGCCATCAGCTTGCCGTAGTCGAAGGTATACTGGCCCTGGATCGTCGCCAGGCCCACCGGCAGCGTTTGCATCGTCCGGTCGTTCAGCACCAGCAGCGGCCAGAGAAAATCGTTCCACGAGGCCATAAACGTAATCACGGCCAGCGTTGCCAGCGCGCCTTTCGCCAGCGGCAGCACCACACGATAGAAGGTCGTCCAGGTACCGGCCCCATCGATGCGCGCGGCCTCCTCCAACTCCTTGGGAACGCCCTGGAAGAACTGGCGCATAAAGAACACACCGAAGACACCGGCCAGGCCAGGAGCCAT of the Herpetosiphonaceae bacterium genome contains:
- a CDS encoding family 43 glycosylhydrolase, with translation MQGRILRRRPPRLLVHLLSLLLIVGLAAGARVSSAEVRVSAGTYTNPLPVQIPGDGLVESCADPSVIRGQQPGDTYWYMYCTTDPLNDEDKTGDNFNFHKIPMLRSLDLVNWTYMGDAFAAVPSWGEPTAGVWAPEIDYFNGKYYLYYGITDVKTEVSGEPNCGGDNAIGVATSSSPLGPWDDIGRPVVEPRRNGPGCNFFWTFDPEVIVAEPVDEYSEPQKYIYYGSYYGGIQVRMLSADGFTAPAESAVQVTIANRYEGAEVVRHDDYYYLFVSASNCCNGPQTGYSVYAGRAASPTGPFVDREGVSLLAGRVGGTPVLSLNGNRWVGPGHNTVFTDFEGQDWTIYHAIDQNDPYFAGTDNFTKRPVLLDALDWIDGWPTVRGGHWISDTPQPAPAAQPGDTTAYRTPPAPMDEPGPLLEAFSDEFNGASLSPRWSWVREPAADQFGLTGESFRFETQGADLYQTNNSASVLTEAAPSGNYVVETRVRLSLPAEGCCFNYVQAGLVIYGDDDRYLKLVHASIWETRQTEFAREYVDVSKGPFYGSTLIGPPDEWTYLRIVKRTHAGAEHYTAYTKRDAPGAQWVRGGTWTHSLGTSARIGLVSMGGTGFTANFDYVRVYQLVHSRIWMPAMFR
- a CDS encoding glycoside hydrolase family 43 protein, with the translated sequence MRHVIVRSLLLIAALLLAACGNTQGGAQPSAESSAAPSSAASPVAQASSPPTPTTGPTPIPTPGPNEFANPILDQDFPDPDTLKVGDTYYAYATNTGGTNVQTATSTDLAHWQVVGEALPALPGWASGGFTWAPEVTTTADGKGYVMYFTARVAETTRQCIGVATSDKPEGPFQSTADKPFICPMEEGGAIDAGSFVDDDGTRYLLWKNDGNCCGSSTRIYLQKVSADGLTLESEPTKLIENDQPWEGIVVEAPTLWKHAGKYHLFYSANNYAGIDYTVGHAVADQILGPYTKPEKNPVLRSDLNNAAALGPGGQDIVLDKDGEAWMIYHSWDPTVTYRRMMIDELVWEGDTPVVKGPDNVPQALP
- a CDS encoding carbohydrate ABC transporter permease yields the protein MTAIKPFEEWVQPNWIPNNPTLDNFRSIFSDPTLPALRWFANSLGIASVFTTLVLIIDSLAGYAYARMEFPGRNVLFGLLLATLVMPGLMFLIPNYLTINRLNWLNTYQGVMAPGLAGVFGVFFMRQFFQGVPKELEEAARIDGAGTWTTFYRVVLPLAKGALATLAVITFMASWNDFLWPLLVLNDRTMQTLPVGLATIQGQYTFDYGKLMAGAAVTAVPVLLLYMLLQRYIVQSVAMSGLKG